In Mycteria americana isolate JAX WOST 10 ecotype Jacksonville Zoo and Gardens chromosome 5, USCA_MyAme_1.0, whole genome shotgun sequence, one DNA window encodes the following:
- the MBIP gene encoding MAP3K12-binding inhibitory protein 1 isoform X3 produces the protein MAAAPSPLPPGGHSLEIGADPAASEVASSALRSLVGLAGQLNLGDDIVKVVIDWSKLQSTSALQPTLLFSALQQHILCLQPLLEKLQTLIKEENTGHVEPAGKTEGQTCETSLDVYDGNCQTEEKYASYDLGDLKDTHINFDPEVVQIKAGKAEIDRRISAFIERKQAEINENNVREFCNVIDCNQENSCARTDAIFTPYPGFKSHIKVSRVVNTYGPQTRSEGAHGSSHKASVPIHDCGNQAVEERLQNIEAHLRLQTGGPVPRDIYQRIKKLEDKILELEGLSPEYFQSVSCSGKRRKVQPPHLLEMQQIAFLFERWLWKSYMCKYTPVLHFLSAL, from the exons ATGGCGGCGGCGCCcagcccgctgccgcccggcggcCACTCTCTGGAGATCGGCGCCGACCCTGCGGCCTCGGAGGTGGCGAGCAGCGCCCTGCGCTCCCTGGTCGGGCTGGCGGGGCAG CTTAACCTTGGAGATGATATTGTAAAAGTTGTAATCGATTGGAGCAAGCTTCAAAGCACATCAGCACTTCAGCCAACATTGCTCTTTAGTGCACTTCAGCAGCATATTTTATGTTTGCAG CCTCTTTTAGAAAAACTGCAGACACtgattaaagaggaaaatacaggCCATGTTGAACCTGCAGGTAAAACAGAAGGCCAAACTTGTGAAACAAGTTTAGATGTTTATGATGGTAACTGTCAGACTGAAGAAAAGTATGCCAGTTATGACTTGGGAGATCTGAAGGATACTCATATTAATTTTGATCCAGAGGTTGTCCAAATAAaagctggaaaagcagaa ATTGACAGGCGGATATCAGCCTTCATCGAGAGGAAACAAGCTGAGATCAATGAAAATAATGTCAGGGAATTTTGCAATGTTATTGATTGTAATCAAG aaaatagctGTGCCAGAACAGATGCAATTTTCACACCCTATCCTGGATTTAAAAGCCATATAAAGG TTTCTAGGGTAGTAAATACATACGGACCTCAGACTAGATCTGAAGGAGCACATGGGTCCAGTCACAAAGCCAGTGTACCCATTCATGATTGTGGAAATCAAGCTGTTGAGGAGAGATTGCAAAACATTGAAGCACACTTACGGTTACAAACAG GTGGTCCTGTACCAAGAGACATTTATCAGAGAATTAAGAAGCTTGAAGATAAAATCCTTGAGCTGGAAGGACTGTCTCCTGAATATTTTCAATCTGTA AGCTGTTCTGGCAAGAGGAGAAAGGTTCAACCTCCCCAT CTGTTAGAAATGCAGCaaattgcatttctgtttgaAAGATGGTTATGGAAATCCTATATGTGTAAATACACACCTGTTCTTCACTTCCTCAGTGCCCTGTAG
- the MBIP gene encoding MAP3K12-binding inhibitory protein 1 isoform X5, which translates to MAAAPSPLPPGGHSLEIGADPAASEVASSALRSLVGLAGQLNLGDDIVKVVIDWSKLQSTSALQPTLLFSALQQHILCLQPLLEKLQTLIKEENTGHVEPAGKTEGQTCETSLDVYDGNCQTEEKYASYDLGDLKDTHINFDPEVVQIKAGKAEIDRRISAFIERKQAEINENNVREFCNVIDCNQENSCARTDAIFTPYPGFKSHIKVSRVVNTYGPQTRSEGAHGSSHKASVPIHDCGNQAVEERLQNIEAHLRLQTELFWQEEKGSTSPSVRNAANCISV; encoded by the exons ATGGCGGCGGCGCCcagcccgctgccgcccggcggcCACTCTCTGGAGATCGGCGCCGACCCTGCGGCCTCGGAGGTGGCGAGCAGCGCCCTGCGCTCCCTGGTCGGGCTGGCGGGGCAG CTTAACCTTGGAGATGATATTGTAAAAGTTGTAATCGATTGGAGCAAGCTTCAAAGCACATCAGCACTTCAGCCAACATTGCTCTTTAGTGCACTTCAGCAGCATATTTTATGTTTGCAG CCTCTTTTAGAAAAACTGCAGACACtgattaaagaggaaaatacaggCCATGTTGAACCTGCAGGTAAAACAGAAGGCCAAACTTGTGAAACAAGTTTAGATGTTTATGATGGTAACTGTCAGACTGAAGAAAAGTATGCCAGTTATGACTTGGGAGATCTGAAGGATACTCATATTAATTTTGATCCAGAGGTTGTCCAAATAAaagctggaaaagcagaa ATTGACAGGCGGATATCAGCCTTCATCGAGAGGAAACAAGCTGAGATCAATGAAAATAATGTCAGGGAATTTTGCAATGTTATTGATTGTAATCAAG aaaatagctGTGCCAGAACAGATGCAATTTTCACACCCTATCCTGGATTTAAAAGCCATATAAAGG TTTCTAGGGTAGTAAATACATACGGACCTCAGACTAGATCTGAAGGAGCACATGGGTCCAGTCACAAAGCCAGTGTACCCATTCATGATTGTGGAAATCAAGCTGTTGAGGAGAGATTGCAAAACATTGAAGCACACTTACGGTTACAAACAG AGCTGTTCTGGCAAGAGGAGAAAGGTTCAACCTCCCCAT CTGTTAGAAATGCAGCaaattgcatttctgtttga
- the MBIP gene encoding MAP3K12-binding inhibitory protein 1 isoform X1, whose protein sequence is MAAAPSPLPPGGHSLEIGADPAASEVASSALRSLVGLAGQLNLGDDIVKVVIDWSKLQSTSALQPTLLFSALQQHILCLQPLLEKLQTLIKEENTGHVEPAGKTEGQTCETSLDVYDGNCQTEEKYASYDLGDLKDTHINFDPEVVQIKAGKAEIDRRISAFIERKQAEINENNVREFCNVIDCNQENSCARTDAIFTPYPGFKSHIKVSRVVNTYGPQTRSEGAHGSSHKASVPIHDCGNQAVEERLQNIEAHLRLQTGGPVPRDIYQRIKKLEDKILELEGLSPEYFQSVSCSGKRRKVQPPHQNYSLAELDEKINAIKQALLRKTKESKSKEAERLLR, encoded by the exons ATGGCGGCGGCGCCcagcccgctgccgcccggcggcCACTCTCTGGAGATCGGCGCCGACCCTGCGGCCTCGGAGGTGGCGAGCAGCGCCCTGCGCTCCCTGGTCGGGCTGGCGGGGCAG CTTAACCTTGGAGATGATATTGTAAAAGTTGTAATCGATTGGAGCAAGCTTCAAAGCACATCAGCACTTCAGCCAACATTGCTCTTTAGTGCACTTCAGCAGCATATTTTATGTTTGCAG CCTCTTTTAGAAAAACTGCAGACACtgattaaagaggaaaatacaggCCATGTTGAACCTGCAGGTAAAACAGAAGGCCAAACTTGTGAAACAAGTTTAGATGTTTATGATGGTAACTGTCAGACTGAAGAAAAGTATGCCAGTTATGACTTGGGAGATCTGAAGGATACTCATATTAATTTTGATCCAGAGGTTGTCCAAATAAaagctggaaaagcagaa ATTGACAGGCGGATATCAGCCTTCATCGAGAGGAAACAAGCTGAGATCAATGAAAATAATGTCAGGGAATTTTGCAATGTTATTGATTGTAATCAAG aaaatagctGTGCCAGAACAGATGCAATTTTCACACCCTATCCTGGATTTAAAAGCCATATAAAGG TTTCTAGGGTAGTAAATACATACGGACCTCAGACTAGATCTGAAGGAGCACATGGGTCCAGTCACAAAGCCAGTGTACCCATTCATGATTGTGGAAATCAAGCTGTTGAGGAGAGATTGCAAAACATTGAAGCACACTTACGGTTACAAACAG GTGGTCCTGTACCAAGAGACATTTATCAGAGAATTAAGAAGCTTGAAGATAAAATCCTTGAGCTGGAAGGACTGTCTCCTGAATATTTTCAATCTGTA AGCTGTTCTGGCAAGAGGAGAAAGGTTCAACCTCCCCAT cAGAACTATTCATTGGCTGAACTTGATGAAAAGATCAATGCTATAAAACAGGCATtactgaggaaaacaaaagaaagcaagtccAAGGAGGCTGAGCGGCTTCttcgataa
- the MBIP gene encoding MAP3K12-binding inhibitory protein 1 isoform X2, with product MAAAPSPLPPGGHSLEIGADPAASEVASSALRSLVGLAGQLNLGDDIVKVVIDWSKLQSTSALQPTLLFSALQQHILCLQPLLEKLQTLIKEENTGHVEPAGKTEGQTCETSLDVYDGNCQTEEKYASYDLGDLKDTHINFDPEVVQIKAGKAEIDRRISAFIERKQAEINENNVREFCNVIDCNQENSCARTDAIFTPYPGFKSHIKVSRVVNTYGPQTRSEGAHGSSHKASVPIHDCGNQAVEERLQNIEAHLRLQTGGPVPRDIYQRIKKLEDKILELEGLSPEYFQSVSCSGKRRKVQPPHNYSLAELDEKINAIKQALLRKTKESKSKEAERLLR from the exons ATGGCGGCGGCGCCcagcccgctgccgcccggcggcCACTCTCTGGAGATCGGCGCCGACCCTGCGGCCTCGGAGGTGGCGAGCAGCGCCCTGCGCTCCCTGGTCGGGCTGGCGGGGCAG CTTAACCTTGGAGATGATATTGTAAAAGTTGTAATCGATTGGAGCAAGCTTCAAAGCACATCAGCACTTCAGCCAACATTGCTCTTTAGTGCACTTCAGCAGCATATTTTATGTTTGCAG CCTCTTTTAGAAAAACTGCAGACACtgattaaagaggaaaatacaggCCATGTTGAACCTGCAGGTAAAACAGAAGGCCAAACTTGTGAAACAAGTTTAGATGTTTATGATGGTAACTGTCAGACTGAAGAAAAGTATGCCAGTTATGACTTGGGAGATCTGAAGGATACTCATATTAATTTTGATCCAGAGGTTGTCCAAATAAaagctggaaaagcagaa ATTGACAGGCGGATATCAGCCTTCATCGAGAGGAAACAAGCTGAGATCAATGAAAATAATGTCAGGGAATTTTGCAATGTTATTGATTGTAATCAAG aaaatagctGTGCCAGAACAGATGCAATTTTCACACCCTATCCTGGATTTAAAAGCCATATAAAGG TTTCTAGGGTAGTAAATACATACGGACCTCAGACTAGATCTGAAGGAGCACATGGGTCCAGTCACAAAGCCAGTGTACCCATTCATGATTGTGGAAATCAAGCTGTTGAGGAGAGATTGCAAAACATTGAAGCACACTTACGGTTACAAACAG GTGGTCCTGTACCAAGAGACATTTATCAGAGAATTAAGAAGCTTGAAGATAAAATCCTTGAGCTGGAAGGACTGTCTCCTGAATATTTTCAATCTGTA AGCTGTTCTGGCAAGAGGAGAAAGGTTCAACCTCCCCAT AACTATTCATTGGCTGAACTTGATGAAAAGATCAATGCTATAAAACAGGCATtactgaggaaaacaaaagaaagcaagtccAAGGAGGCTGAGCGGCTTCttcgataa
- the MBIP gene encoding MAP3K12-binding inhibitory protein 1 isoform X4: MAAAPSPLPPGGHSLEIGADPAASELNLGDDIVKVVIDWSKLQSTSALQPTLLFSALQQHILCLQPLLEKLQTLIKEENTGHVEPAGKTEGQTCETSLDVYDGNCQTEEKYASYDLGDLKDTHINFDPEVVQIKAGKAEIDRRISAFIERKQAEINENNVREFCNVIDCNQENSCARTDAIFTPYPGFKSHIKVSRVVNTYGPQTRSEGAHGSSHKASVPIHDCGNQAVEERLQNIEAHLRLQTGGPVPRDIYQRIKKLEDKILELEGLSPEYFQSVSCSGKRRKVQPPHQNYSLAELDEKINAIKQALLRKTKESKSKEAERLLR, translated from the exons ATGGCGGCGGCGCCcagcccgctgccgcccggcggcCACTCTCTGGAGATCGGCGCCGACCCTGCGGCCTCGGAG CTTAACCTTGGAGATGATATTGTAAAAGTTGTAATCGATTGGAGCAAGCTTCAAAGCACATCAGCACTTCAGCCAACATTGCTCTTTAGTGCACTTCAGCAGCATATTTTATGTTTGCAG CCTCTTTTAGAAAAACTGCAGACACtgattaaagaggaaaatacaggCCATGTTGAACCTGCAGGTAAAACAGAAGGCCAAACTTGTGAAACAAGTTTAGATGTTTATGATGGTAACTGTCAGACTGAAGAAAAGTATGCCAGTTATGACTTGGGAGATCTGAAGGATACTCATATTAATTTTGATCCAGAGGTTGTCCAAATAAaagctggaaaagcagaa ATTGACAGGCGGATATCAGCCTTCATCGAGAGGAAACAAGCTGAGATCAATGAAAATAATGTCAGGGAATTTTGCAATGTTATTGATTGTAATCAAG aaaatagctGTGCCAGAACAGATGCAATTTTCACACCCTATCCTGGATTTAAAAGCCATATAAAGG TTTCTAGGGTAGTAAATACATACGGACCTCAGACTAGATCTGAAGGAGCACATGGGTCCAGTCACAAAGCCAGTGTACCCATTCATGATTGTGGAAATCAAGCTGTTGAGGAGAGATTGCAAAACATTGAAGCACACTTACGGTTACAAACAG GTGGTCCTGTACCAAGAGACATTTATCAGAGAATTAAGAAGCTTGAAGATAAAATCCTTGAGCTGGAAGGACTGTCTCCTGAATATTTTCAATCTGTA AGCTGTTCTGGCAAGAGGAGAAAGGTTCAACCTCCCCAT cAGAACTATTCATTGGCTGAACTTGATGAAAAGATCAATGCTATAAAACAGGCATtactgaggaaaacaaaagaaagcaagtccAAGGAGGCTGAGCGGCTTCttcgataa
- the MBIP gene encoding MAP3K12-binding inhibitory protein 1 isoform X6 yields the protein MAAAPSPLPPGGHSLEIGADPAASEVASSALRSLVGLAGQLNLGDDIVKVVIDWSKLQSTSALQPTLLFSALQQHILCLQPLLEKLQTLIKEENTGHVEPAGKTEGQTCETSLDVYDGNCQTEEKYASYDLGDLKDTHINFDPEVVQIKAGKAEIDRRISAFIERKQAEINENNVREFCNVIDCNQENSCARTDAIFTPYPGFKSHIKVSRVVNTYGPQTRSEGAHGSSHKASVPIHDCGNQAVEERLQNIEAHLRLQTELFWQEEKGSTSPSELFIG from the exons ATGGCGGCGGCGCCcagcccgctgccgcccggcggcCACTCTCTGGAGATCGGCGCCGACCCTGCGGCCTCGGAGGTGGCGAGCAGCGCCCTGCGCTCCCTGGTCGGGCTGGCGGGGCAG CTTAACCTTGGAGATGATATTGTAAAAGTTGTAATCGATTGGAGCAAGCTTCAAAGCACATCAGCACTTCAGCCAACATTGCTCTTTAGTGCACTTCAGCAGCATATTTTATGTTTGCAG CCTCTTTTAGAAAAACTGCAGACACtgattaaagaggaaaatacaggCCATGTTGAACCTGCAGGTAAAACAGAAGGCCAAACTTGTGAAACAAGTTTAGATGTTTATGATGGTAACTGTCAGACTGAAGAAAAGTATGCCAGTTATGACTTGGGAGATCTGAAGGATACTCATATTAATTTTGATCCAGAGGTTGTCCAAATAAaagctggaaaagcagaa ATTGACAGGCGGATATCAGCCTTCATCGAGAGGAAACAAGCTGAGATCAATGAAAATAATGTCAGGGAATTTTGCAATGTTATTGATTGTAATCAAG aaaatagctGTGCCAGAACAGATGCAATTTTCACACCCTATCCTGGATTTAAAAGCCATATAAAGG TTTCTAGGGTAGTAAATACATACGGACCTCAGACTAGATCTGAAGGAGCACATGGGTCCAGTCACAAAGCCAGTGTACCCATTCATGATTGTGGAAATCAAGCTGTTGAGGAGAGATTGCAAAACATTGAAGCACACTTACGGTTACAAACAG AGCTGTTCTGGCAAGAGGAGAAAGGTTCAACCTCCCCAT cAGAACTATTCATTGGCTGA
- the MBIP gene encoding MAP3K12-binding inhibitory protein 1 isoform X7 — protein MAAAPSPLPPGGHSLEIGADPAASEVASSALRSLVGLAGQLNLGDDIVKVVIDWSKLQSTSALQPTLLFSALQQHILCLQPLLEKLQTLIKEENTGHVEPAGKTEGQTCETSLDVYDGNCQTEEKYASYDLGDLKDTHINFDPEVVQIKAGKAEIDRRISAFIERKQAEINENNVREFCNVIDCNQENSCARTDAIFTPYPGFKSHIKVSRVVNTYGPQTRSEGAHGSSHKASVPIHDCGNQAVEERLQNIEAHLRLQTELFWQEEKGSTSP, from the exons ATGGCGGCGGCGCCcagcccgctgccgcccggcggcCACTCTCTGGAGATCGGCGCCGACCCTGCGGCCTCGGAGGTGGCGAGCAGCGCCCTGCGCTCCCTGGTCGGGCTGGCGGGGCAG CTTAACCTTGGAGATGATATTGTAAAAGTTGTAATCGATTGGAGCAAGCTTCAAAGCACATCAGCACTTCAGCCAACATTGCTCTTTAGTGCACTTCAGCAGCATATTTTATGTTTGCAG CCTCTTTTAGAAAAACTGCAGACACtgattaaagaggaaaatacaggCCATGTTGAACCTGCAGGTAAAACAGAAGGCCAAACTTGTGAAACAAGTTTAGATGTTTATGATGGTAACTGTCAGACTGAAGAAAAGTATGCCAGTTATGACTTGGGAGATCTGAAGGATACTCATATTAATTTTGATCCAGAGGTTGTCCAAATAAaagctggaaaagcagaa ATTGACAGGCGGATATCAGCCTTCATCGAGAGGAAACAAGCTGAGATCAATGAAAATAATGTCAGGGAATTTTGCAATGTTATTGATTGTAATCAAG aaaatagctGTGCCAGAACAGATGCAATTTTCACACCCTATCCTGGATTTAAAAGCCATATAAAGG TTTCTAGGGTAGTAAATACATACGGACCTCAGACTAGATCTGAAGGAGCACATGGGTCCAGTCACAAAGCCAGTGTACCCATTCATGATTGTGGAAATCAAGCTGTTGAGGAGAGATTGCAAAACATTGAAGCACACTTACGGTTACAAACAG AGCTGTTCTGGCAAGAGGAGAAAGGTTCAACCTCCCCAT AA